A genomic segment from Aspergillus puulaauensis MK2 DNA, chromosome 1, nearly complete sequence encodes:
- the CYP8 gene encoding PPIL2 family peptidylprolyl isomerase (COG:O;~EggNog:ENOG410PJK9;~InterPro:IPR002130,IPR026951,IPR020892,IPR003613, IPR029000,IPR013083;~PFAM:PF00160;~go_function: GO:0003755 - peptidyl-prolyl cis-trans isomerase activity [Evidence IEA];~go_function: GO:0004842 - ubiquitin-protein transferase activity [Evidence IEA];~go_process: GO:0000413 - protein peptidyl-prolyl isomerization [Evidence IEA];~go_process: GO:0006457 - protein folding [Evidence IEA];~go_process: GO:0016567 - protein ubiquitination [Evidence IEA]): MGKGTDKLYITHSEWASDEAYSASAGAGVGRARLGAGGASFRRLPFKFCSLSLQPFEHPVCTQSGTIFDLTNILPWIKKHGTNPVDGTPLKGSDLIKLTIAKNDAGEYIDPVTYKVLTDNTHVVALRNSGNVFAWDTVERLNIKGKMWRDLVTDEEFSRKDIITLQDPQNIESRNLSSFSYIKEGESGLSDEQLREREDPARNVNANALGSSAKILKAREAVAKARQERAQRTGTTAASAALAKTDAPAKSLQKTASNQGGKPVPYNAARYTTGLAAASFTSTGMTPHTSAELALLSDEDYMLKRGRVKQKGYARISTTSGDVNLELQTEYAPKAVWNFIKLAKKGYYKDVAFHRNIKGFMIQGGDPTGTGRGGESVWGKYFNDEFEGPLKHDSRGTLSMANKGKNTNSSQFFIAYRALPHLNLKHTIFGHVIDDPTPSSPTLNKLETHPVNATTNKPTPDIRIIDVTVFVDPFEEFLKQKQTEQLAEKGEGKTAEDEEQDSRRADDDQVTWTGKRVRGRGAAKDDDSAGVGKYLKAALTERAGQDEDEIVEFVDDEPAPEPARKKFKGGGGFGDFSSWD, encoded by the exons ATGGGCAAAG GCACTGATAAGCTTTAC ATCACACATTCGGAATGGGCCTCCGACGAAGCATATTCAGCcagcgctggcgctggcgttgGCAGGGCTAGACTTGGCGCCGGCGGAGCGTCTTTCAGGCGCCTACCCTTCAAGTTCTGCTCGCTCTCGCTGCAACCGTTCGAGCATCCCGTCTGTACGCAATCCGGCACGATTTTCGACCTCACAAATATCCTACCCTGGATCAAGAAGCACGGGACGAATCCCGTTGACGGAACGCCGCTCAAGGGCTCGGATCTGATTAAGTTGACGATCGCGAAGAACGACGCCGGCGAATATATTGACCCCGTCACGTATAAGGTTCTTACGGATAACACCCATGTTGTCGCGTTGCGGAATTCCGGGAATGTGTTTGCGTGGGATACGGTTGAGCGGCTGAATATTAAGGGGAAGATGTGGCGGGATCTTGTGACGGATGAGGAATTTAGCCGGAAGGATATAATCACATTGCAGGATCCGCAGAATATTGAGTCTCGGAACTTGAGCTCGTTCAGCTATATCAAGGAAGGAGAGAGCGGGTTGTCTGATGAACAATTACGAGAGAGGGAAGATCCGGCTCGGAATGTGAATGCGAATGCGCTGGGAAGCTCTGCGAAGATCTTAAAGGCGAGGGAGGCAGTGGCTAAGGCTCGGCAAGAAAGAGCCCAGCGCACTGGGACTACAGCTGCGAGTGCGGCGTTGGCGAAAACCGATGCCCCTGCAAAGTCGTTACAGAAGACCGCATCCAACCAGGGTGGGAAGCCTGTACCCTACAATGCCGCAAGATATACGACTGGACTGGCGGCTGCGTCGTTTACTAGCACAGGGATGACGCCTCACACGTCGGCCGAACTAGCACTGCTGTCAGATGAAGACTacatgttgaagaggggTCGGGTGAAGCAGAAGGGCTACGCTCGGATTTCAACTACGTCTGGCGACGTCAACCTGGAATTACAAACGGAATATGCACCCAAGGCAGTTTGGAACTTTATCAAATTGGCGAAGAAGGGTTACTACAAGGACGTGGCTTTCCACCGCAATATCAAGGGGTTCATGATCCAGGGAGGTGACCCTACGGGGACTGGACGAGGCGGCGAGAGTGTTTGGGGAAAATATTTCAACGACGAGTTTGAGGGTCCTCTCAAACATGATTCCAGGGGGACACTCAGTATGGCAAACAAGGGCAAGAACACGAACAGCAGTCAATT CTTCATCGCCTACCGTGCTCTGCCTCATTTGAACCTCAAGCACACGATTTTCGGCCATGTGATTGATGACCCAACGCCTTCATCACCAACACTCAACAAACTCGAGACTCATCCTGTTAATGCGACAACTAACAAGCCAACGCCCGACATCCGTATCATCGACGTTACCGTTTTCGTGGATCCATTCGAAGAATTCttgaaacagaaacagacggAACAATTAGCAGAAAAGGGTGAAGGCAAGAccgccgaagacgaagaacaAGATAGCCGTCGCGCCGATGACGATCAGGTTACTTGGACCGGGAAGCGAGTGCGCGGGCGTGGAGCGGCCAAGGATGATGATTCCGCTGGAGTCGGGAAGTATCTCAAAGCAGCCCTGACTGAGAGGGCTGGtcaggacgaggatgagattgTGGAATTTGTGGACGAcgagccagcaccagagccgGCGCGGAAGAAGTTCAAAGGAGGCGGTGGATTTGGTGATTTCAGCTCCTGGGATTAG
- a CDS encoding mitochondrial 54S ribosomal protein mL67 (COG:S;~EggNog:ENOG410PRSN;~InterPro:IPR024629;~PFAM:PF12829) produces the protein MASQPVQKKTLKGTFEKILDPTKMGTWNIIRRPPIENKSIIQGKPREQNSNAFKTHQVKEGVRLRKALNALTHGKNIFVYHNIRTNQVVYSLTRYLEKNNVLRQLVYHGKKTVPATLRKDMWVPYFSVHFNESKVGLRAFHLLREFSLQRQLAPPREMVTITEEFLNQKRPRSPEEAKEFDEKYGDKIGWLMEKKDRARAAMDQKATSVADISAVLAIQEDEINNGFADGKRGYLSRGARRRRREARKKEEAKANQNAERIAKLEATLSSNQVTYKIQESQDADTKPESGEGAEGRSAEDPVKILWTDIHNARYAENWPTRVLHGELDLTRGHVMPGQKPLYHGIEVLADKSFTEKEPASA, from the exons AGATCCTAGACCCGACCAAAATGGGTACCTGGAATATTATTCGTCGTCCGCCTATCGAGAACAAAAGCATCATCCAGGGAAAGCCCCGAGAGCAGAATTCGAATGCCTTCAAGACACATCAAGTGAAGGAGGGTGTGCGGTTACGGAAGGCCCTGAATGCCTTAACACACGGCAAAAACATCTTTGTCTACCATAATATTCGCACGAACCAGGTGGTCTACTCGCTGACAAGATATCTGGAG AAAAACAACGTCCTCCGCCAGCTTGTATACCACGGCAAGAAAACTGTCCCCGCAACGCTCCGAAAGGACATGTGGGTTCCCTACTTCTCCGTTCATTTCAATGAGTCCAAGGTTGGCCTGCGCGcattccatcttctccgcgaATTCTCCTTGCAGCGCCAGCTCGCTCCGCCCCGAGAGATGGTCACGATCACAGAGGAATTCCTGAACCAAAAGCGACCGCGAAGTCCGGAAGAGGCTAAGGAGTTTGACGAGAAATATGGTGACAAAATCGGCTGGTTGATGGAGAAAAAGGACCGAGCCCGTGCTGCCATGGACCAAAAGGCTACCAGCGTCGCCGATATCTCCGCCGTCTTGGCTATCCAGGAGGACGAAATCAATAACGGATTTGCCGATGGCAAGAGAGGCTATTTGTCCCGTGGTGCACGAAGACGTCGTCGGGAGGCTcgcaagaaggaagaggcgaAGGCAAACCAAAATGCTGAGCGGATTGCCAAATTGGAAGCCACTTTAAGTTCGAACCAGGTCACCTACAAAATTCAGGAATCTCAGGACGCCGATACTAAGCCTGAATCCGGTGAAGGCGCTGAGGGCAGGTCGGCAGAAGACCCAGTGAAGATTCTCTGGACTGATATTCACAACGCTCGATACGCCGAGAATTGGCCCACGCGAGTCCTGCATGGTGAATTGGATCTCACCCGCGGCCATGTGATGCCAGGACAGAAGCCGCTCTACCACGGGATTGAAGTACTTGCGGATAAGAGTTTCACGGAGAAAGAGCCCGCTTCAGCCTAA
- a CDS encoding beta-mannosidase (CAZy:GH2;~COG:G;~EggNog:ENOG410PJMZ;~InterPro:IPR006102,IPR017853,IPR036156,IPR008979, IPR013783,IPR041447;~PFAM:PF00703,PF17786;~go_function: GO:0004553 - hydrolase activity, hydrolyzing O-glycosyl compounds [Evidence IEA];~go_process: GO:0005975 - carbohydrate metabolic process [Evidence IEA]): MSERFQSIALEQGWTFRDAKDGPVFPVSKVPSVVHLDLLDNEIIPDPFVGLNEQKVEWVGHRDWIYRTTFSTPEKHSQGKRCSLLFEGLDTFATVRLNDTVILESDNMFIPYRVDVTDVVIWSETESSPNILEIRFESPIRRGRGVVNSHPENRYIAHQTEVGRLGARKAAYHWGWDWGPILITAGPWRPIRLETYVDKIEDLWIQSVVSEDLGSCSGTLHVWTAGRGAERLQFQLRAHEEIVFSSEAAVGESGMVEVKFKLDKPALWYPHGYGQQARYELRAALFKGNIPVHEVSKKVGFRRVELVQEKDDHGQSFYFRVNNIDVFASGSCWIPGESFLPRLTEAKYQDWLKLMVEGNQNMVRIWGGGIFEPEIFYETCDELGVMVWQDFLFACASYPTYPEYLASIEDEARANMRFLRHHPSIVIYAGNNEDYQIQQTYNLTYDYDNDKNPESWLKSSFPARYIYEYLLPKVVEEECPGLPYHPSSPWGGGKHTTDPTIGDIHQWDVWHGTMQPYQNLPSMGGRFVSEFGMEAYPHMHTIDAFIDKPAEKYHQSLTMDFRNKARDHERRLGSYILQNFKVKQDFKSYLHLSQLAQSETMAFAYRSWRREWGRAQNRRCGGILVWQLNDCWPTISWAVVDYFLIKKPAFYAIARASQPLAIGVSRTYHEWVSGHARPPSSSRFDVWVSSSIVEPVSVSVEVRYISIVNGEDVKPRSSFDNIQIQPNGTTDIFTDTIDYTQSPTTQPIVISAKLLNKDIVISQDIDWPQPLKYLDLRDRRVKLEYLASESAVRVTAAKPTKGLVFEERPGLWFSDNGFDVVPGEDKVIAVKGIEHQEGIPYWTYLEDDRA, from the exons ATGTCGGAACGATTCCAATCCATAGCCCTAGAGCAAGGCTGGACATTCAGGGACGCCAAAGATGGACCGGTGTTCCCTGTATCCAAAGTCCCCTCAGTCGTCCACCTGGACCTCCTCGACAACGAGATAATACCAGATCCTTTCGTGGGTCTCAATGAGCAGAAGGTCGAATGGGTCGGCCATCGGGACTGGATCTATCGGACTACTTTCTCAACTCCGGAGAAACATTCTCAAGGAAAGCGGTGCAGTCTTCTATTCGAGGGCCTGGACACTTTCGCGACAGTTAGACTAAACGACACTGTGATCCTTGAATCTGATAATATGTTCATCCCGTACCGAGTTGACGTGACGGACGTTGTAATCTGGTCAGAGACTGAATCGAGTCCGAACATATTAGAGATCCGATTTGAATCTCCCATTCGACGAGGTCGCGGAGTGGTCAACAGCCACCCCGAGAATAGATATATTGCGCACCAGACCGAGGTAGGCCGTCTCGGGGCCCGGAAGGCAGCATATCATTGGGGATGGGACTGGGGTCCGATTCTGATTACGGCTGGGCCATGGCGACCTATCCGGTTGGAGACTTACGTGGATAAGATTGAAGATTTGTGGATACAAAGCGTTGTTTCCGAGGACCTGGGATCTTGTTCTGGGACGCTCCATGTCTGGACTGCAGGGAGGGGCGCGGAACGACTTCAGTTCCAATTGAGAGCGCACGAGGAAATTGTTTTCAGCTCTGAGGCTGCAGTTGGGGAGAGTGGAATGGTGGAAGTGAAATTCAAGCTGGACAAGCCTGCTTTGTGGTATCCCCATGGATATGGACAACAAGCGAGATATGAGCTGCGCGCGGCGTTGTTCAAGGGAAACATCCCGGTGCATGAAGTATCGAAGAAGGTGGGATTCCGTCGCGTTGAGTTGGTGCAGGAGAAAGATGATCATGGCCAGTCGTTTTACTTCCGGGTAAACAACATCGATGTCTTCGCGAGTGGATCTTGTTGGATTCCTGGGGAGAGCTTCTTGCCTCGACTGACAGAGGCAAAATACCAGGACTGGTTGAAATTGATGGTTGAGGGGAACCAGAATATGGTCCG AATCTGGGGTGGTGGCATTTTTGAGCCGGAGATATTCTACGAAACCTGCGACGAACTCGGGGTCATGGTATGGCAGGACTTCCTTTTTGCCTGCGCTTCATACCCTACATACCCCGAGTATCTTGCGTCaatcgaggatgaagcccgAGCCAATATGAGATTCCTCCGTCATCATCCCTCCATCGTCATATACGCTGGGAACAACGAAGACTACCAGATCCAGCAAACATACAATTTAACGTACGACTACGACAATGACAAGAACCCTGAGTCATGGCTGAAATCTTCTTTCCCGGCCCGGTATATCTATGAATATCTCCTGCCAAAGGTGGTAGAAGAAGAGTGCCCGGGGCTTCCCTACCATCCAAGCAGTCCATGGGGAGGTGGAAAGCATACGACTGATCCGACAATTGGGGATATCCACCAGTGGGATG TCTGGCACGGAACTATGCAGCCATACCAGAACCTCCCTTCGATGGGTGGTCGATTTGTTAGTGAATTCGGCATGGAAGCATACCCCCATATGCACACAATCGATGCCTTCATCGACAAACCAGCGGAGAAATATCATCAGTCGCTGACAATGGATTTCCGTAATAAAGCTCGGGACCACGAACGTCGACTGGGGTCCTACATCCTGCAAAACTTCAAGGTCAAGCAAGACTTTAAG TCATACCTCCACCTCTCCCAACTCGCCCAATCCGAAACCATGGCCTTCGCGTACAGAAGCTGGCGCCGTGAATGGGGCCGCGCCCAGAACCGACGTTGCGGCGGCATTCTCGTATGGCAACTAAACGACTGCTGGCCGACCATCTCCTGGGCTGTCGTCGACTACTTTCTTATCAAGAAGCCTGCGTTCTACGCCATTGCACGAGCATCACAACCCCTCGCAATTGGCGTCTCGCGTACTTACCATGAATGGGTCTCCGGACATGCTCGACCACCTAGCTCCTCGCGCTTCGATGTCTGGGTTTCCAGTAGTATAGTGGAACCAGTATCCGTCTCTGTTGAAGTACGATATATATCAATCGTTAATGGGGAAGATGTAAAGCCTCGTTCCTCCTTTGATaatatccaaatccaaccGAATGGGACAACCGACATTTTTACCGACACTATAGATTACACTCAAAGCCCAACCACCCAGCCAATTGTTATATCCGCAAAACTACTTAACAAGGATATAGTTATAAGCCAAGACATCGATTGGCCACAGCCACTGAAGTACCTCGATCTGAGAGACCGACGCGTGAAGTTGGAATACCTCGCCTCCGAGTCCGCAGTTAGGGTTACGGCTGCAAAACCGACAAAGGGGCTTGTGTTTGAAGAGAGGCCTGGTCTTTGGTTTAGCGATAATGGTTTTGATGTTGTACCGGGAGAGGACAAGGTTATTGCTGTGAAGGGGATCGAACACCAAGAGGGGATTCCATATTGGACTTATTTGGAGGATGATAGGGCGTGA
- the EDC3 gene encoding mRNA decapping enhancer EDC3 (COG:G;~EggNog:ENOG410PH7E;~InterPro:IPR036652,IPR025762,IPR019050,IPR004443;~PFAM:PF09532,PF03853): protein MASEFIGYNVLVTLRAPPGATVQGVVADVIGQRLMLQNVSLSWIGYPVPAYSIEAPDISDLSLKPSDRPGTQAATTPQVTRNVAPPISRNQTQQQFVDPAILSFSKPSNEVHPSAQLQSSLIDGPSARQYPAQQSASHHISHATPATLTEPFSNLELNVSSIPTPQVEPEKELQAPPLHAVKEPPIHAASRYGAVRGRRAGKQKGQNVYNEHNGALNTNPKTKGWRQTAFVEPSSPSVLNSSQPYKERGTLNNKRRQKKTKGYPEEINGWATEEATDIQELGEFDFASNLSKFDKRRVFEEIRNDDTTADEARLVSFNRRVPKPGTNGGRNLHWTENVLDDSPEEESDNGATDHEPSDAKLSSGTFSGRDLSRLSVRGRASRKGSGILGQPLIPAQINTVGRRQLSGSRTNSPLPTKTHVSASPITGPSVSNATLRLATTNRSCPTVSPLQILEVEQLAIGEVGLTEDMITENAGRSIAEAAVGLLNSDAAAPTILVLVGNHRTGARAISSARHLRNRGHRVTVCMLGIEQEVELLESCRKQVEIFKKMGGRFLRWEELSPRLSTSEFEPDLVLDALFGIHLTFNDLRTDDQATAFQMISWVNRSELDTLSVDVPSGISATTGEVTVVESGQLRVDSKSIVCLGAPKTGLVNALLAGEGSSWNLSVADIGIPQIAWRKFGTRRRHGIDFGNRWIVSLRYQPSVP, encoded by the exons ATGGCCTCTGAATTCATCGGCTACAATGTGCTGGTGACCCTCCGAGCACCTCCAGGCGCTACTGTCCAGGGGGTGGTTGCGGATGTCATCGGTCAGCGCTTGATGCTGCAAAATG TTTCTTTGTCATGGATCGGTTACCCAGTCCCGGCATATTCCATCGAAGCACCAGACATCTCGGATCTTTCCTTGAAACCATCTGATAGACCAGGCACGCAAGCCGCGACTACACCGCAAGTAACCAGGAATGTGGCACCCCCAATTTCGAGAAACCAAACACAGCAACAGTTCGTGGACCCAGCGATTCTAAGTTTCTCAAAACCTTCGAATGAGGTTCATCCGAGCGCGCAACTTCAATCGAGCTTGATAGATGGCCCAAGCGCCCGGCAATATCCTGCGCAGCAGAGCGCATCTCACCATATATCCCACGCAACGCCAGCTACTCTCACCGAGCCATTCAGTAACCTAGAACTGAATGTGAGCAGTATTCCAACCCCGCAAGTGGAGCCGGAGAAAGAGCTACAGGCTCCCCCTCTCCACGCGGTTAAAGAGCCCCCGATTCATGCCGCCAGTCGTTATGGCGCGGTCCGTGGTCGTCGCGCAGGAAAACAGAAGGGGCAGAATGTCTACAACGAACACAATGGGGCCCTTAATACGAACCCAAAGACCAAGGGCTGGCGCCAGACTGCTTTTGTCGAACCTTCTAGTCCAAGCGTGTTGAACTCCTCGCAACCGTATAAGGAGAGGGGGACACTCAATAATAAACGACGGCAGAAGAAAACTAAAGGTTACCCGGAAGAAATCAATGGATGGGCGACCGAGGAGGCAACAGACATCCAGGAACTGGGCGAATTTGATTTTGCGAGTAACCTTTCCAAATTCGACAAGAGGCGGGTGTTTGAAGAGATCAGGAACGATGACACAACTGCCGATGAAGCACGGCTAGTTAGCTTCAACAGAAGGGTTCCAAAGCCCGGAACCAACGGAGGCCGGAACTTACACTGGACGGAAAATGTTCTTGACGATAGcccggaggaggagagtgacAATGGAGCCACCGACCATGAACCAAGCGATGCGAAACTCAGCAGCGGGACCTTTTCTGGACGCGACTTATCAAGGCTGTCGGTACGTGGCCGAGCGTCTCGGAAAGGAAGCGGGATCCTTGGACAACCGCTTATTCCAGCACAGATCAATACCGTCGGGCGCCGTCAGTTGAGCGGCTCTCGAACAAATAGCCCCCTTCCTACAAAGACACACGTTTCAGCGTCGCCAATTACCGGACCTAGCGTGTCGAACGCCACATTACGACTTGCGACTACAAACAGAAGCTGTCCAACTGTCAGCCCTCTACAAATTCTCGAAGTCGAGCAGTTAGCGATTGGCGAAGTGGGCCTGACTGAGGATATGATTACTGAGAATGCTGGAAGGAGTATTGCGGAGGCGGCTGTCGGCCTTCTAAATAGCGATGCAGCTGCACCTACCATCTTGGTTCTCGTTGGGAACCATCGGACTGGAGCGAGGGCCATTTCTTCTGCTCGCCACCTGCGGAATCGCGGCCACCGTGTAACGGTGTGTATGTTAGGAATCGAACAAGAAGTCGAATTGCTTGAGAGCTGCCGTAAACAGGTTGAGATTTTCAAGAAGATGGGCGGCCGTTTCCTGAGATGGGAAGAACTCTCTCCAAGACTTTCAACTTCTGAATTCGAACCTGATTTGGTTTTGGACGCACTATTTGGTATTCATCTCACGTTCAACGACTTGCGAACGGATGACCAAGCAACTGCGTTTCAGATGATTTCTTGGGTTAATCGGAGCGAACTCGATACGTTATCTGTTGATGTCCCGTCTGGCATATCCGCGACTACTG GAGAAGTGACGGTCGTCGAGAGTGGACAACTGCGTGTTGATTCGAAATCGATTGTCTGTCTTGGAGCGCCGAAGACTGGGCTAGTCAATGCTCTGCTAGCTGGAGAGGGATCTTCTTGGAATCTCTCTGTCGCGGACATTGGAATTCCTCAGATAGCCTGGCGAAAGTTTGGCACTCGTCGACGACATGGTATTGATTTCGGAAACCGATGGATCGTATCTCTACGTTACCAACCATCCGTTCCTTGA
- the ptcG gene encoding type 2C protein phosphatase PTC1 (BUSCO:EOG09264XTW;~COG:T;~EggNog:ENOG410PFU4;~InterPro:IPR000222,IPR036457,IPR001932,IPR015655;~PFAM:PF00481;~go_function: GO:0004722 - protein serine/threonine phosphatase activity [Evidence IEA];~go_function: GO:0016791 - phosphatase activity [Evidence IEA];~go_function: GO:0043169 - cation binding [Evidence IEA];~go_process: GO:0006470 - protein dephosphorylation [Evidence IEA]) yields the protein MFSGSSSPPKDKSDTVARSGAINTPSLSIQTEDPNEIQKISSPPSSFFARRASEEQSPGGDKKRRSSTVSKAATFFANAKNSLSLNSPRTDSSFNYTIQESPSIHKYGNMDPALNVPQGSLNNSAGESLPTPRSSFRVGVTEDRNKKCRRTMEDTHAYLYNFLGNPVPSAQIEDPDPSSNPGDTSPKTGEPAPVVETDNGYFAIFDGHAGTFAAQWCGKKLHLILEDVMRKNLNAPVPELLDQTFTAVDQQLEKLPVKNSGCTAVVSLLRWEDRVPTSHSVTGSSAIGPAAAATAKGEANSEADDTPTQEAAATPVAAVAPKLREKAIRQRVLYTANVGDARVILCRNGKALRLSYDHKGSDENEGRRIANAGGLIMNNRVNGVLAVTRALGDAYIKDLVTGHPYTTETVIQPDLDEFIILACDGLWDVCSDQEAVDLIRNVSDAQEASKILVDHALARFSTDNLSCMVIRLNADRHRDVASRTLDPTSVEDQNAADHKRGISEADKIVEGARKSMASTEITDESETLKKVHEEGEEKLERLSGEEPESQLSVSPNAPATVLNETKKSDASDNQ from the exons ATGTTCAGTGGCTCCTCGAGCCCGCCCAAAGATAAATCAGACACTGTTGCTCGCTCCGGTGCCATCAATACCCCGTCGCTAAGTATCCAGACCGAGGATCCCAACGAAATTCAGAAGATATCCTCCCCTCCAAGTAGCTTTTTTGCACGCAGAGCAAGTGAGGAACAGAGCCCTGGTGGCGACAAGAAGCGCCGAAGCAGCACCGTCTCGAAGGCGGCGACATTCTTCGCGAACGCAAAGAACTCCTTGAGCCTCAATAGCCCGCGAACAGACAGTTCCTTCAACTACACTATCCAGGAGTCTCCCTCCATCCACAAATACGGAAATATGGACCCGGCGCTTAATGTTCCACAAGGTTCATTGAACAACTCTGCGGGCGAATCTTTACCAACTCCTCGGTCATCTTTCAGAGTCGGTGTTACAGAGGATCGGAATAAGAAATGTCGCCGGACTATGGAAGATACACATGCCTATCTTTACAATTTTCTTGGAAACCCTGTACCGTCCGCGCAGATCGAGGATCCTGATCCAAGTTCTAACCCCGGAGATACCTCGCCAAAGACCGGAGAGCCGGCCCCAGTCGTCGAAACGGACAATGGATATTTTGCAATTTTTGATGGTCATGCAGGTACTTTTGCTGCGCAATGGTGTGGGAAAAAGTTGCATTTGATCCTGGAGGATGTAATGCGCAAGAATCTGAATGCGCCTGTTCCCGAACTTCTCGACCAGACATTCACTGCTGTTGATCAGCAGCTAGAAAAACTACCCGTGAAGAACAGCGGGTGCACTGCAGTCGTTTCACTGCTCAGATGGGAGGATAGAGTACCCACGTCACATTCAGTAACCGGTTCGTCTGCTATCGGacccgcagcagcggcaacTGCCAAGGGTGAAGCCAATTCGGAAGCCGATGATACGCCCACGCAGGAAGCAGCTGCCACCCCGGTTGCCGCCGTGGCTCCTAAGCTACGAGAAAAGGCCATTCGCCAGCGTGTGTTGTATACCGCCAATGTTGGCGATGCTCGTGTTATTTTATGTAGAAACGGCAAAGCCCTTCGTCTGTCTTACGATCACAAAGGCAGCGACGAGAACGAAGGGCGAAGAATCGCGAATGCGGGTGGCTTGATTATGAATAACCGCGTCAACGGAGTTCTTGCTGTGACTAGAGCCCTGGGCGACGcatatattaaagatcttgTTACTGGGCATCCTTACACGACGGAGACTGTCATCCAGCCAgaccttgatgagttcaTCATTTTGGCTTGCGATGGG CTCTGGGACGTGTGCAGTGACCAAGAAGCCGTCGATTTGATTCGCAATGTGTCTGATGCCCAGGAGGCATCTAAGATCTTGGTTGATCATGCCCTCGCGCGGTTCAGTACTGATAACCTGTCCTGTATGGTTATTCGTCTCAACGCAGACCGCCACCGCGACGTTGCCAGCCGGACGCTTGACCCTACCTCTGTAGAGGACCAAAACGCCGCCGACCACAAGCGTGGTATAAGCGAGGCCGATAAGATCGTCGAAGGTGCCAGAAAGAGCATGGCTAGTACTGAGATAACAGACGAGTCAGAAACACTCAAGAAGGTACatgaagaaggggaagagaagCTAGAAAGGTTATCGGGCGAGGAACCCGAATCGCAATTGTCTGTCTCGCCAAACGCCCCGGCGACAGTACTCAATGAGACGAAGAAGTCCGATGCCAGCGACAATCAATAA